The following proteins come from a genomic window of Gaiellales bacterium:
- a CDS encoding GFA family protein, translated as MTATGGCLCGAVRYEVRGPLRHVLVCHCEECRRWHGAPAQSTAAARDALVLTEQRGLRWVDSPRSDARARRGFCGECGSSLFWDAPGRGYVAIAAGTVDGETGVHTAAHWFTSQKGDWYELPEDGLPRHEGSAAGEGPTD; from the coding sequence GTGACCGCGACCGGCGGATGCCTCTGCGGGGCGGTTCGCTACGAGGTGCGCGGGCCGCTGCGCCACGTGCTCGTGTGCCACTGCGAGGAGTGCCGCCGATGGCACGGGGCCCCGGCTCAGAGCACCGCCGCCGCGCGGGATGCGCTCGTCCTGACCGAGCAGCGCGGCCTGCGCTGGGTCGACAGCCCGCGCAGCGACGCGCGCGCGAGGCGAGGATTCTGCGGTGAGTGCGGGTCGAGCCTGTTCTGGGACGCGCCGGGGCGCGGGTACGTCGCGATCGCGGCGGGGACGGTGGACGGTGAGACCGGCGTCCACACCGCGGCGCACTGGTTCACCAGCCAGAAGGGCGACTGGTACGAGCTGCCGGAGGATGGCCTGCCCCGCCACGAGGGCTCCGCGGCCGGCGAGGGCCCCACGGACTGA
- a CDS encoding Zn-dependent alcohol dehydrogenase has translation MSATGTRAAMLPAPGTPLRVVELELEPPGPGEALVRLHATGVCKDDLNVLDGTVDVPAPIVPGHEGAGVVEQVGEGVEDLAAGDHVALSWAPYCGTCEECLRDLPHLCGTAWPLMLAGGLLDGTTRLRFGGAEVHHYCFLSSFAERAVVPARSCVRIPADVPFEVAALLGCAVTSGVCAVWRTAGVRPGDRVAVIGAGGTGLSAVMGAVASGASTVVAIDRREERLERAEQLGATATVPWRGEPEQVAEEVVRASGGGVDYAIECTGRPAQMRAAFLSTRKRGAAVMAGIPRADAELSLPALSIPRMERRVLGSIYGSARPDRDFPLILDAYRRGTLPLDRLISHRLTLDEVGTGIDAVRTGEATRVVIDLAGTA, from the coding sequence ATGAGCGCGACCGGCACGCGTGCGGCGATGCTTCCCGCGCCGGGCACGCCGCTGCGCGTGGTCGAGCTCGAGCTGGAGCCGCCCGGGCCCGGCGAGGCGCTCGTCCGACTGCACGCGACCGGGGTGTGCAAGGACGACCTGAACGTGCTCGACGGCACGGTCGACGTGCCCGCGCCGATCGTGCCCGGGCACGAGGGTGCGGGGGTGGTCGAGCAGGTCGGCGAGGGGGTGGAGGATCTCGCGGCCGGCGACCACGTCGCCCTGTCGTGGGCGCCGTACTGCGGAACCTGCGAGGAGTGCCTGCGCGACCTGCCGCACCTGTGCGGCACCGCGTGGCCGCTGATGCTGGCCGGCGGGCTGCTCGACGGCACCACCCGGCTGCGCTTCGGCGGCGCCGAGGTGCACCACTACTGCTTCCTGTCCTCGTTCGCGGAGCGGGCGGTCGTCCCCGCGCGCTCGTGCGTCCGGATCCCCGCCGATGTGCCGTTCGAGGTGGCCGCGCTGCTCGGCTGTGCCGTGACCAGCGGGGTCTGCGCCGTGTGGCGCACCGCCGGGGTGCGCCCCGGAGATCGCGTGGCGGTGATCGGCGCCGGCGGCACCGGCCTGTCGGCGGTGATGGGAGCGGTCGCATCCGGCGCGTCGACCGTCGTTGCGATCGACCGGCGGGAGGAGCGGCTCGAGCGGGCGGAGCAGCTCGGCGCGACGGCCACGGTGCCGTGGCGCGGCGAGCCCGAGCAGGTCGCGGAGGAGGTGGTGCGCGCGAGCGGCGGCGGCGTCGACTACGCGATCGAGTGCACGGGGCGGCCGGCGCAGATGCGAGCGGCGTTCCTCTCCACCCGCAAGCGGGGGGCCGCGGTGATGGCCGGCATCCCCCGCGCCGACGCCGAGCTCTCGCTGCCCGCGCTCTCGATCCCGCGCATGGAGCGGCGGGTGCTGGGCTCGATCTACGGATCGGCTCGACCCGACCGCGACTTCCCGCTGATCCTCGATGCCTACCGGCGTGGGACGCTTCCGCTCGACCGGCTGATCTCGCACCGCCTGACGCTTGACGAGGTCGGAACCGGCATCGACGCCGTCCGCACCGGCGAGGCGACGCGCGTGGTGATCGACCTCGCCGGCACGGCGTGA
- a CDS encoding DUF1638 domain-containing protein — protein sequence MRAGVVACGALALHVTAIAERRGWQVDVHPLPPELHNRPERIAPAVGELLDGLAGRYDRLAVAYADCGSYGALDRELASRGVERLQGDHCYDVFSRSGVAAALAEQPGTYFLTDFLARTFERTVWRSLGLDRHPELRDDYFHSYTRVIWLAQRRTPELEACAGRAAALLELPLEIVDAGDFGLERQLERLVAA from the coding sequence ATGAGGGCCGGCGTCGTGGCATGCGGAGCGCTCGCCCTGCACGTGACCGCGATCGCCGAGCGGCGCGGCTGGCAGGTCGACGTGCACCCGCTGCCGCCCGAGCTGCACAACCGGCCGGAGCGGATCGCCCCGGCGGTGGGGGAGCTGCTCGACGGGCTGGCCGGCCGGTACGACCGCCTGGCGGTCGCGTATGCCGACTGCGGCAGCTACGGAGCGCTCGACCGCGAGCTGGCGTCGCGCGGCGTCGAGCGCCTCCAGGGCGACCACTGCTACGACGTGTTCTCCCGGTCCGGCGTCGCCGCGGCGCTGGCGGAGCAGCCGGGCACCTACTTCCTGACCGACTTCCTGGCCCGCACGTTCGAGCGCACGGTCTGGCGCTCGCTCGGGCTCGACCGGCACCCCGAGCTCCGCGACGACTACTTCCACTCCTACACGCGGGTGATCTGGCTGGCGCAGCGGCGGACGCCGGAGCTGGAGGCGTGCGCCGGGCGCGCCGCCGCGCTGCTCGAGCTGCCGCTCGAGATCGTCGACGCGGGCGACTTCGGCCTCGAGCGGCAGCTCGAGCGCCTGGTGGCCGCATGA
- a CDS encoding ASKHA domain-containing protein → MAADPETTDVGTGRVRLTFRPDGGEVRVPAGTTVFDGASWNGIAIDSTCGGHGTCKKCKVRIASGSVPIDTLDPRAFTPDELNGGWRLACRALATHDLEIDVPPLQTRPKAALVGVGRHVILRPAVQKRYLELEEPSLEDQASDLERVLAAVDDFELRAELGAVRDLGRTLRQANYKVTAVICDDMLIDVEAGDTTGRRHAIAFDLGTTTVVATLLDLSTGQPLAVRSMLNRQQPFGADVISRVSATMMDPDALEMLQQRAHETMSELAGEVCAEAQLAPHEVYEIVVCGNVTMMQLALGIDPEPLGMSPFIITARRLPPAQASDFGVRAHPRAPAAVFPALGAYVGGDIVAGMLATGLTRDRRIRLFIDVGTNSEIALGSSERVVATAAPAGPAFEAAQIRCGMRAAEGAIEGVAIDHEGLTLEVIGDTAPVGMCGSGLVDAVAQLVSAGLLDHSGRFIPDEQAAELHPELSKRLVAVGQERVFVLAWRGEDPANSVYLSQRDVRELQFAKASIATGWTILMKELGIDVADIAQVLLAGSFGSYLSPSSAVRIGLVPKMALPRIVSAGNVAGEGAKMAALSLRERAAADAILDEVEYVELSGRADFNDMFMDELAFPG, encoded by the coding sequence TTGGCAGCAGACCCCGAAACCACCGACGTCGGCACCGGCCGCGTCCGCCTGACGTTCCGGCCGGACGGCGGCGAGGTTCGCGTGCCCGCCGGAACGACGGTCTTCGACGGCGCCAGCTGGAACGGCATCGCCATCGACTCCACGTGCGGCGGCCACGGCACCTGCAAGAAGTGCAAGGTGCGCATCGCATCGGGCAGCGTCCCGATCGACACGCTCGACCCCCGCGCCTTCACGCCGGACGAGCTGAACGGCGGCTGGCGGCTCGCCTGCCGTGCCCTGGCCACGCACGACCTGGAGATCGACGTGCCGCCGCTGCAGACGCGCCCCAAGGCCGCGCTGGTCGGTGTGGGCCGCCACGTGATCCTGCGGCCGGCTGTGCAGAAGCGGTACCTGGAGCTGGAGGAGCCGTCGCTGGAGGACCAGGCCAGCGATCTCGAGCGTGTCCTTGCCGCCGTCGACGACTTCGAGCTGCGCGCTGAGCTGGGCGCCGTGCGCGACCTCGGCCGCACCCTCCGCCAGGCGAATTACAAGGTCACGGCGGTGATCTGCGACGACATGCTGATCGACGTCGAGGCCGGGGACACGACCGGCAGGCGCCATGCGATCGCGTTCGACCTGGGCACGACGACCGTGGTGGCCACCCTGCTCGATCTCTCGACGGGGCAGCCGCTCGCGGTGCGCTCGATGCTGAACCGCCAGCAGCCGTTCGGCGCCGACGTGATCTCCCGCGTGTCGGCCACGATGATGGACCCGGACGCGCTGGAGATGCTCCAGCAGCGCGCCCACGAGACGATGAGCGAGCTGGCGGGCGAGGTGTGCGCGGAGGCCCAGCTGGCGCCGCACGAGGTCTACGAGATCGTGGTGTGCGGCAACGTGACGATGATGCAGCTCGCGCTCGGCATCGACCCCGAGCCGCTCGGCATGTCGCCGTTCATCATCACGGCCCGGCGCCTGCCGCCGGCGCAGGCATCGGACTTCGGCGTGCGCGCACACCCGCGGGCACCGGCGGCGGTGTTCCCGGCCCTGGGCGCGTACGTCGGCGGCGACATCGTGGCCGGCATGCTGGCCACCGGGCTCACGCGCGACCGGCGGATCCGCCTGTTCATCGACGTCGGCACGAACTCCGAGATCGCGCTGGGGTCGAGCGAGCGCGTGGTCGCGACGGCCGCGCCGGCCGGGCCGGCGTTCGAGGCGGCGCAGATCCGGTGCGGCATGCGCGCGGCCGAGGGCGCGATCGAGGGTGTCGCGATCGACCACGAGGGCCTCACGCTGGAGGTGATCGGCGACACGGCTCCGGTCGGCATGTGCGGGTCGGGCCTGGTCGACGCCGTTGCGCAGCTCGTCTCCGCCGGGCTGCTCGACCACTCCGGGCGCTTCATCCCGGACGAGCAGGCGGCCGAGCTGCACCCCGAGCTGTCGAAGCGGCTGGTCGCCGTCGGGCAGGAGCGCGTGTTCGTGCTGGCCTGGCGCGGTGAGGACCCGGCGAACTCCGTATACCTGTCGCAGCGCGACGTGCGGGAGCTGCAGTTCGCGAAGGCCTCGATCGCGACCGGATGGACGATCCTGATGAAGGAGCTCGGCATCGATGTCGCGGACATCGCCCAGGTGCTTCTTGCGGGCAGCTTCGGCTCCTACCTCTCACCGTCGAGCGCCGTGAGGATCGGCCTCGTGCCGAAGATGGCGCTGCCGCGAATCGTCTCGGCGGGCAACGTCGCGGGCGAGGGCGCCAAGATGGCGGCGCTGTCGCTGCGCGAGCGGGCTGCGGCCGACGCCATCCTCGACGAGGTGGAGTACGTCGAGCTGTCCGGCCGCGCCGACTTCAACGACATGTTCATGGACGAGCTGGCGTTCCCGGGATGA
- a CDS encoding dihydropteroate synthase: protein MRTVLESAATTVVIGDGAPFCVIGERINPTGRKAFQAQLQANDLSQIEIDVAEQVAGGADVLDVNVGDPLADEIELMRQAVPLAQRLTDLPLCIDSSVIEALEAGLSVYQGKALVNSVTGEDERLELILPIVARHGAAVIGLANDDEIPMEPERRLEVARKIVSAAGDHGIPPEDVVIDPLAMPVGAEPRAVTLFLETARLVREHLGVNMTCGASNTSFGLPGRHALNAMFLGIAKSHGLTSAIMDARAPQVVEAVRAADFLLGDDEWGTRWIADHRAKQAAAAAG from the coding sequence ATGCGGACGGTTCTTGAGTCGGCGGCAACGACGGTCGTGATCGGCGACGGTGCGCCGTTCTGCGTGATCGGCGAGCGCATTAACCCGACCGGGCGCAAGGCGTTCCAGGCGCAGCTGCAGGCGAACGACCTGTCCCAGATCGAGATCGACGTCGCAGAGCAGGTCGCCGGGGGAGCCGACGTGCTCGACGTCAACGTCGGCGACCCGCTGGCCGACGAGATCGAGCTGATGCGCCAGGCGGTGCCGCTGGCGCAGCGGCTGACCGACCTGCCGCTGTGCATCGACTCCTCGGTGATCGAGGCGCTCGAGGCCGGTCTGTCGGTCTACCAGGGCAAGGCGCTCGTCAACTCCGTCACCGGCGAGGACGAGCGGCTCGAGCTGATCCTGCCGATCGTCGCGCGCCACGGCGCCGCCGTGATCGGCCTCGCCAACGACGACGAGATCCCGATGGAGCCGGAGCGCCGGCTCGAGGTCGCAAGGAAGATCGTCTCGGCGGCCGGGGACCACGGCATCCCGCCGGAGGACGTCGTCATCGACCCGCTGGCGATGCCGGTGGGGGCGGAGCCGCGAGCGGTGACCCTGTTCCTGGAGACGGCGCGGCTCGTGCGCGAGCACCTGGGCGTGAACATGACGTGCGGCGCCTCGAACACGTCCTTCGGCCTTCCCGGCCGCCATGCGCTGAACGCGATGTTCCTGGGCATCGCGAAGAGCCACGGACTGACCAGCGCCATCATGGACGCTCGCGCTCCGCAGGTCGTCGAGGCGGTGCGCGCGGCTGACTTCCTGCTCGGCGACGACGAGTGGGGCACCCGCTGGATCGCCGACCATCGCGCGAAGCAGGCGGCTGCGGCCGCCGGGTAA
- a CDS encoding corrinoid protein produces the protein MTTDEILQGLFDNTLVGNAPTVKDLTNEGLEMGMNPETLLYDALIPSLEEVGARFERGDFFVPEMLIAARAMQGALDILRPLLAETGAKPIGTFVMGTVKGDVHDIGKNLVNIMLEGAGFTVHDLGVNVAPEKFVEQVQEHEPDIVGFSAFLTTTMPMFKANINALEKSGLRDKVIVMVGGAPVTQEYADAVGADGYAADASTAVRLAKSLIENRRSAAATA, from the coding sequence ATGACGACCGACGAGATCCTCCAGGGGTTGTTCGACAACACGCTGGTCGGCAACGCGCCGACCGTCAAGGATCTGACGAACGAGGGTCTCGAGATGGGCATGAATCCCGAGACGCTCCTGTACGACGCGCTGATCCCGTCGCTCGAGGAGGTGGGCGCCCGGTTCGAGCGCGGCGACTTCTTCGTTCCCGAGATGCTGATCGCCGCACGGGCAATGCAGGGGGCGCTCGACATCCTGCGGCCGTTGCTCGCCGAGACGGGTGCGAAGCCGATCGGCACGTTCGTGATGGGCACGGTCAAGGGCGACGTCCACGACATCGGCAAGAACCTGGTCAACATCATGCTCGAGGGCGCCGGCTTCACGGTGCACGACCTCGGCGTCAACGTCGCGCCGGAGAAGTTCGTGGAGCAGGTGCAGGAGCACGAGCCGGACATCGTCGGCTTCTCCGCGTTCCTGACGACCACGATGCCGATGTTCAAGGCGAACATCAACGCGCTCGAGAAGTCGGGCCTGCGCGACAAGGTGATCGTGATGGTCGGCGGTGCGCCGGTGACGCAGGAGTACGCCGACGCCGTCGGGGCCGACGGGTATGCCGCCGACGCGTCCACGGCGGTGCGGCTTGCGAAGTCGCTGATCGAGAACCGCCGCTCCGCGGCGGCGACGGCGTGA